The genomic interval ctcctcaagttctggctgcatttcagtcccacgctcctgatctttggccgcccggtgaggaggggggcgggcaggtcggtggacgttctcgtgggcctgctcctgggcctgtccaaggtggccatccacaggtctaggatgatcgtggtccgtgggggcggtcgctcggcctgtctgcctctcttccgcggaatgctccgcgcccgggtggcccttgagatggagcacgcggtgtctgccggtacgctcgaggctttccacgaccggtgggcaccgcaggggctggagtgcatcctggacgaggagaataaaattttaatttgaacacttggttttggtttgtttgtttttagtatttaagcacaccccacacccccttcttataaaaggggggggggcctaacaaaattaaaaaaaagaaaaaaggaaaaaaaaaaatctgaaagtgaaaaaaaaagaaaaaaaaaaatctgaaagtttCTCTTCGTTTCAATCTCTTGAAAtcataactttgaattatttgataaTAATTTGTTATTTTCACTGAAGTGGCTTTTCATAATCTGGTCAAGTTTATTACTTGTTAGTGATTGTGATGTTGAGACAATATTCAAAGCAATCAAGTTGTCTTGAGTGAATTTGCAAACCATCCATTGGTcagagaaatggaaattccatcccatggatggtgtgaatcgtccccagttctaatatcgagaatgggtgtgtctgaggattggcagcatgggggcatcaactgggcaaagcattgtgggatgcatcatttttagttttgattctcatgaaatgttgtttggtaaaattcaggatattcagcgagaatgagaggcagtgaagattactgaatgcaatgtcacccacacaaacatctccatttgtgtcagctgtggctcagtggcagcactctcacctcagagtcagaaggttgtgggttcaagtcatcatctcgagacttgagcacataatctaggctgacgaagggagtgctgtactgtcggaggtgccgtcttttggatgtgatattaaatcgaggcctcatctgctctctcaggtggacgtaaaatatcccacagcactatttcgaggaagagcagcggagttctccccaatatctggaccaatatttatccctcaactaacatcacgaaaacagattatcaggtcaatatttcattgctgtttttgggtccTTGCTGgaggcaaattgactgccgcatttcttaccttacaacagtgactacacctcaaaggtGCGAACTATGCAGCAGTCAAAGCTACCAGATAATCCACACTGACTCGTAAAATTATGGCTCAACAACGTATGAAATGTGGTGACATTGATATCTCAAAAGTGCCTTTAGAGATCAGAATATCCtactattacagcacagaaagaagccattcagcccattgtgcctatgctgcctctttgaaagagctatccaattagtcccactcccctgctctttcccccttcaagtatttatccaatttccttttgaaagttattaaatctgcttccaccacccgatgagtcaatgcattccagatcagaacactgAAAAAAGTTTCgtgtcacttctggttcttttaccaatcaccttaaatctgtgtttgctGGTTACTAACCGGTCTGCTACTGGaatcagtttccccttatttactccatcaatatAAAGATATTAACATGGACTGACTGAAGACGGCAattctatcacacccagtgcaaGTCACAAGTTCCTAAACTTCACTTGGAAACACTGGATAATTACAGCTACAGCATCAACATTTGAATCCATTcataggggtgaaggagatgaatGGAGAACCCATAGGATTTGGAAAGGTTGATTACAATTTGGTATGGAACACACAATAGGACTATAGGCAAATCGACACATTTATGGAGGAGCTGATTGTATTGTGTTTATGAATTGATGGCATTGGGATGTGGAGTTTCAGGCAAAATATCTATTTAACTTGGTTTAAATGAAATGGTGATCCAGTAGAATTTAGAATTGTAATCTAGTATTAACTGCACAATGGGATAAATACAAATTGATAGATGAGCTGCTTATATTGGGTTTATGAATTGATGGAACAGTAGTGGTATGGAAGAGTTTAGGAGCCTTATCTATTCAACTTAATGGTTCAAGTTAGTTGTTTAGTGCATTTACTACGTCTCCCAGAAGGAAGATTTTGTTTGCTGGAGTTTAGTTCGAGGTATTTTTTCTGTACCATACCAAATTTATTATTCATGGGGGAGATTAACAGGGGGTTGGGGAGGGCAGAAGATGAAAATGAAGGGAAATAGACAAACAGGGAACCTGCACTCCCCCCTATAAGACCTATTTGACTCCAAACAAACACAGTTTATTAGGAGTAATAGTGAGTGATTTCATAAGCTACCCCAACTACCTACTGAGGTCTGTCGCATCTTTGGAAAAAAAAGCATCTGGATTGTTCTTCCCCAGGCAGATACTATTCTTAAAAAAATTGCCTATTGGACTGAAATTACTAGTTCACTTTCCTTGTGTTTTATTGGAACAAAATGTTACAGCAACTGATTTTGCATCATTAATGAGTTAAACAGTTGATAATATGCAGTACTAATAGGAACAGTAACTCATTACTGTATTGTTCTTTGCATTGAAATCAGCAGTAATCATTTTACTGCATAAATACAATTTACACTCAAGGCAGACACATTGGCCCTCAACACCCAAGTCACTACATTGATATGACCCCAGAAGAAAAAATGTCATAGGGCAGAATCTCACCCTAAAGCCAACACATAGCCCAATGTAATTTGTTACAACAGCTGAATTATGTTAATCTGAAAAATAAGCAATCACTCAATTTACAAGGAGCCAAAACCCAGTCTTCTGTAACAGTTTATTTCCAGTTACTATTACATTTCACATCAAGAGCCCAGGTCTCACAGCTCTTAGTACAAAGTCACCATTGCTACAGGATAGGGGTTCTTCAGACTATAAACAGGAGTACTGAACAATAAGCTTTATCCCTGCAGTCAGTtcaatcactctcccccagggtgagcttgtcaaacaggtacactcccatgccattctcaggggctcccagtctcttcaggttggtgatgtgatctccaagcttcttgatcatcttcacttgttcatccaagtagtgggtctccaggaagtcacacaactggaagaAAAGATGGAAAATAGTTATGTCCAGCAAGAGATGGAGGAAGATCTGAGCTTCTCCAAGGGTTTGGATTTTAATCTTCTTGGTCTGGAGGATAGTCAAGTGGTGCACTTTAGATTGATGCATTTTATACAGTAACTTTGCTCTATTAAGTGCTTAGATCCTGGGATCAGATACATTTACTTCTAATGCAGACAGTAGGGCAATCTCCCTTTcctgtctcccctccccaataaaaTTTGAGCATGACACCAACAAAGCTATTGGGTATGAAGATCTTTTGAATAGGCTCAAGGACAGTAAATTTCCACCACCTCGAACTGACCCAAAGGCCCATATTAAaaacttacatgagggtctgtcctctcagtggagagtttgtgcagatccagcagactctggttcacattcttctccatctgcagagctctctgcatcgcctccagacaattgctccactcatcctgctctggcttctgaaaagggAA from Heptranchias perlo isolate sHepPer1 chromosome 35, sHepPer1.hap1, whole genome shotgun sequence carries:
- the LOC137302129 gene encoding ferritin heavy chain B-like — encoded protein: MASQVCQNYHKECEDGVNKQINMELYSSYVYLSMSYYFDRDDVALRHFAEFFKEQSHEDWEHAEKLLKFQNQRGGRVILEDIKKPEQDEWSNCLEAMQRALQMEKNVNQSLLDLHKLSTERTDPHLCDFLETHYLDEQVKMIKKLGDHITNLKRLGAPENGMGVYLFDKLTLGESD